Proteins encoded within one genomic window of Panicum virgatum strain AP13 chromosome 1N, P.virgatum_v5, whole genome shotgun sequence:
- the LOC120655059 gene encoding glycine-rich RNA-binding protein RZ1B-like isoform X1 yields MAVDEVTSVYVGGLPYEANEDMLRDAFQYYGTIVSIKVINDHAVKGKCYGFVTFTHPKAAEEAIAGMDGKKIGNRIVRVNEVRTRGPRDFGREGFRRDPRRYGRDPYWDRRDRERSYDRERDPYHDRDSDRSREHDRDRDYEHGGFNRDIDYPMDRDHEVDERRPREHDRAPEMHNMDSENDRDKEHGSRKRFSRPKGRDSRDLSSSSDGLQNDQEKNHLDKAVQMREDLENEVHQMKDKIAAKEQHIADLQKKAQKLEDELVAARKVSSERQLAVTDLYKHFLQLQDYNDRVKTAEQRLQSLVNAAMVELDMGEDATTRDGSIYENGVV; encoded by the exons ATGGCGGTGGACGAGGTCACCTCGGTATACGTCGGCGGCCTGCCCTACGAGGCCAACGAGGACATGCTCCGCGACGCCTTCCAGTACTACGGCACCATCGTCTCCATCAAG GTGATAAATGATCATGCTGTCAAAGGCAAGTGCTATGGTTTTGTTACTTTCACTCACCCCAAAGCTGCTGAGGAAGCAATTGCAGGCATGGATGGCAAG AAAATAGGCAATCGCATTGTTAGAGTAAATGAAGTGCGTACAAGAGGTCCCCGAGATTTTGGTCGTGAGGGTTTTAGACGAGATCCTAGAAGGTATGGTAGAGATCCATACTGGGACAGAAGGGATAGGGAACGGAGCTATGATCGCGAAAGAGATCCCTACCATGACAGGGATAGTGATCGATCTCGTGAGCATGACAGAGACAGAGATTATGAGCATGGTGGCTTCAATCGAGATATTGATTATCCCATGGATCGTGATCATGAAGTAGACGAGAGGCGTCCTAGAGAGCATGATCGTGCGCCagaaatgcataacatggattcAGAAAATGACAGAGACAAGGAACACGGGTCAAGAAAAAGATTCAG CCGTCCAAAAGGTCGTGATAGCAGAGATTTATCGAGTTCCAGTGATGGTCTTCAAAATGAT CAGGAAAAGAATCACTTGGACAAGGCCGTTCAGATGCGTGAGGACCTTGAAAATGAG GTTCACCAGATGAAAGATAAAATTGCAGCAAAAGAACAGCACATTGCAgacttgcagaagaaagctcaG AAATTAGAGGATGAACTGGTTGCTGCACGCAAAGTGTCTTCAGAACGACAATTAGCTGTTACAGAC TTGTACAAACATTTTCTTCAACTTCAAGACTACAATGACAGAGTCAAGACTGCTGAACAGAGGCTTCAG TCTCTTGTCAATGCTGCGATGGTCGAGCTTGACATGGGCGAAGATGCTACAACCAGAGATGGCTCGATTTATGAGAATGGCGTGGTTTGA
- the LOC120655058 gene encoding ADP,ATP carrier protein 1, chloroplastic-like: MESGLVASHRLRLPLPSAAARSHLLRHRHPLAPAPLRLSLPRHLPRPTPLRLPAALPLRPPLPPLRASAAAAAAAAASPAPGDDASSPKFLGVETKTLKKIVPLGLMFFCILFNYTILRDTKDVLVVTAKGSSAEIIPFLKTWVNLPMAVGFMLLYTKLADVLSKEALFYAVIFPFIAFFGAFAYVLYPMRDAIHPTALADRLLAALGPSFLGPVAILRVWSFCLFYVMAELWGSVVISVLFWGFANQITTVEEAKEFYPLFGLGANVALIFSGRTVKYFSNMRKNLGPGVDGWAISLKAMMSIVVILGLVITGIYWGVNKFVIDSSSMPVVERKKKDKPKLSMGESMKVLLSSRYVRDLATLVVAYGISINLVEVTWKSKLKAQFPSPNEYSSFMGDFSTATGIATFTMMLLGRVILRKFGWGVAATITPAVLLLTGVGFFSLILFGEPLTPLMTKFGMTPLLAAVYVGAMQNIFSKSAKYSLFDPCKEMAYIPLDEDMKVKGKAAIDVVCNPLGKSGGALIQQFMILSFGSLANSTPYLGGILLVIVLAWLGAVRSLDSQFSPLAKQELEREKLLKANAVETTATVIGAGNGSLQETLASEISANGSAIKQSQEPESSTPEKSVQQSEEPEISTIEKSGQQSQEPESSTPEKSGQQSQ; this comes from the exons ATGGAGTCCGGCCTCGTCGCaagccaccgcctccgcctcccgctcccctccgccgccgcgcgcagccacctcctccgccaccgccaccccctcgcgcccgcgcccctccgcctcagcctcccgcgccacctcccgcggcccaccccgctgcgcctccccgccgcgctccctctccgccctcccctcccgcccctccgcgcctccgccgccgcggcagcggcagcggccgcgtccCCGGCGCCGGGGGACGACGCGTCCTCGCCCAAGTTCCTCGGCGTCGAGACGAAGACGCTGAAGAAGATCGTGCCCCTGGGGCTCATGTTCTTCTGCATCCTCTTCAACTACACCATCCTGCGGGACACCAAGGACGTGCTCGTCGTCACCGCCAAGGGCAGCAGCGCCGAGATCATCCCCTTCCTCAAGACGTGGGTCAACCTGCCCATGGCCGTCGGCTTCATGCTCCTCTACACCAAGCTCGCCGACGTCCTCTCCAAGGAGGCGCTCTTCTACGCCGTCATCTTCCCCTTCATCGCCTTCTTCGGGGCCTTCGCCTACGTGCTCTACCCCATGCGCGACGCTATCCACCCCACCGCGCTCGccgaccgcctcctcgccgcgctcggACCCAGCTTCCTCGGGCCCGTCGCCATCCTCCGCGTCTGgagcttctgcctcttctaCGTCATGGCCGAGCTCTGGGGCAGCGTCGTCATATCCGTGCTCTTCTGGGGGTTCGCCAACCAG ATTACCACAGTTGAAGAGGCCAAAGAGTTTTACCCGTTGTTCGGGCTCGGAGCAAATGTGGCGCTCATTTTCTCCGGCCGCACGGTGAAATACTTCTCAAACATGAGGAAGAATTTGGGCCCCGGGGTGGATGGATGGGCAATTTCGTTGAAGGCCATGATGAGCATAGTGGTTATACTGGGCCTTGTCATCACTGGTATCTATTGGGGAGTGAACAAGTTTGTTATTGATAGCTCATCTATGCCAGTGGTGGAGCGGAAAAAGAAG GACAAGCCAAAGCTCAGCATGGGTGAGAGCATGAAGGTGCTTCTGTCATCTCGGTATGTCAGGGATCTTGCTACGTTGGTCGTTGCTTATGGAATAAGCATTAACCTTGTTGAGGTGACATGGAAATCAAAATTGAAGGCACAG TTCCCGAGCCCTAACGAATATTCTTCATTCATGGGCGATTTCTCAACTGCTACTGGCATAGCTACATTTACGATGATGTTGTTAGGGAGAGTAATTCTTAGAAAGTTTGGGTGGGGAGTTGCAGCTACGATCACACCTGCAGTGTTGCTTCTCACAGGAGTTGGATTCTTCTCACTGATTTTGTTTGGTGAGCCATTGACTCCTCTCATGACCAAGTTTGGAATGACACCTTTGCTTGCGGCAGTCTATGTTGGAGCAATGCAGAACATTTTCAGTAAGAGTGCAAAGTACAGTTTATTTGATCCTTGCAAAGAGATGGCATACATTCCTTTGGATGAGGATATGAAG GTTAAAGGTAAAGCAGCTATTGACGTGGTCTGCAACCCCCTGGGGAAATCTGGAGGTGCTTTGATTCAGCAGTTCATGATCCTGTCATTTGGATCTCTTGCAAATTCAACGCCCTACCTTGGCGGAATACTCCTGGTCATTGTTCTTGCATGGTTGGGTGCTGTAAGGTCCCTCGACTCGCAGTTCTCTCCCCTGGCAAAGCAAGAGCTTGAGAGAGAAAAGCTGTTGAAAGCAAACGCAGTTGAAACAACTGCTACAGTAATCGGGGCTGGAAATGGTTCTCTTCAAGAAACTCTAGCTAGCGAGATCTCAGCAAACGGCTCAGCCATCAAGCAGTCTCAAGAACCCGAGAGTTCCACCCCTGAGAAATCTGTCCAGCAGTCTGAAGAACCCGAGATTTCCACCATTGAGAAATCCGGCCAGCAGTCTCAAGAACCCGAGAGTTCCACCCCTGAGAAATCCGGCCAACAGTCTCAATAA
- the LOC120655059 gene encoding glycine-rich RNA-binding protein RZ1B-like isoform X2 produces MAVDEVTSVYVGGLPYEANEDMLRDAFQYYGTIVSIKVINDHAVKGKCYGFVTFTHPKAAEEAIAGMDGKKIGNRIVRVNEVRTRGPRDFGREGFRRDPRRYGRDPYWDRRDRERSYDRERDPYHDRDSDRSREHDRDRDYEHGGFNRDIDYPMDRDHEVDERRPREHDRAPEMHNMDSENDRDKEHGSRKRFSRPKGRDSRDLSSSSDGLQNDEKNHLDKAVQMREDLENEVHQMKDKIAAKEQHIADLQKKAQKLEDELVAARKVSSERQLAVTDLYKHFLQLQDYNDRVKTAEQRLQSLVNAAMVELDMGEDATTRDGSIYENGVV; encoded by the exons ATGGCGGTGGACGAGGTCACCTCGGTATACGTCGGCGGCCTGCCCTACGAGGCCAACGAGGACATGCTCCGCGACGCCTTCCAGTACTACGGCACCATCGTCTCCATCAAG GTGATAAATGATCATGCTGTCAAAGGCAAGTGCTATGGTTTTGTTACTTTCACTCACCCCAAAGCTGCTGAGGAAGCAATTGCAGGCATGGATGGCAAG AAAATAGGCAATCGCATTGTTAGAGTAAATGAAGTGCGTACAAGAGGTCCCCGAGATTTTGGTCGTGAGGGTTTTAGACGAGATCCTAGAAGGTATGGTAGAGATCCATACTGGGACAGAAGGGATAGGGAACGGAGCTATGATCGCGAAAGAGATCCCTACCATGACAGGGATAGTGATCGATCTCGTGAGCATGACAGAGACAGAGATTATGAGCATGGTGGCTTCAATCGAGATATTGATTATCCCATGGATCGTGATCATGAAGTAGACGAGAGGCGTCCTAGAGAGCATGATCGTGCGCCagaaatgcataacatggattcAGAAAATGACAGAGACAAGGAACACGGGTCAAGAAAAAGATTCAG CCGTCCAAAAGGTCGTGATAGCAGAGATTTATCGAGTTCCAGTGATGGTCTTCAAAATGAT GAAAAGAATCACTTGGACAAGGCCGTTCAGATGCGTGAGGACCTTGAAAATGAG GTTCACCAGATGAAAGATAAAATTGCAGCAAAAGAACAGCACATTGCAgacttgcagaagaaagctcaG AAATTAGAGGATGAACTGGTTGCTGCACGCAAAGTGTCTTCAGAACGACAATTAGCTGTTACAGAC TTGTACAAACATTTTCTTCAACTTCAAGACTACAATGACAGAGTCAAGACTGCTGAACAGAGGCTTCAG TCTCTTGTCAATGCTGCGATGGTCGAGCTTGACATGGGCGAAGATGCTACAACCAGAGATGGCTCGATTTATGAGAATGGCGTGGTTTGA